In Mycobacterium tuberculosis H37Rv, a single window of DNA contains:
- the pstA1 gene encoding phosphate ABC transporter permease PstA, with translation MSPSMSIEALDQPVKPVVFRPLTLRRRIKNSVATTFFFTSFVVALIPLVWLLWVVIARGWFAVTRSGWWTHSLRGVLPEQFAGGVYHALYGTLVQAGVAAVLAVPLGLMTAVYLVEYGTGRMSRVTTFTVDVLAGVPSIVAALFVFSLWIATLGFQQSAFAVALALVLLMLPVVVRAGEEMLRLVPDELREASYALGVPKWKTIVRIVAPIAMPGIVSGILLSIARVVGETAPVLVLVGYSHSINLDVFHGNMASLPLLIYTELTNPEHAGFLRVWGAALTLIIVVATINLAAAMIRFVATRRRRLPL, from the coding sequence GTGAGTCCCTCAATGAGCATCGAGGCGCTCGACCAGCCGGTAAAGCCGGTGGTGTTTCGTCCGCTTACGCTGCGACGGCGGATCAAAAACAGCGTCGCGACAACGTTTTTCTTCACCTCGTTCGTGGTCGCGTTGATACCGTTGGTCTGGCTGCTTTGGGTGGTGATTGCCCGGGGTTGGTTTGCCGTCACCCGATCGGGCTGGTGGACCCACTCGCTGCGCGGCGTGCTGCCAGAGCAATTCGCCGGTGGGGTGTATCACGCCCTGTACGGCACGCTGGTGCAGGCCGGGGTGGCCGCCGTGCTGGCCGTGCCGCTGGGCTTGATGACCGCGGTTTACCTAGTGGAATACGGGACTGGTCGAATGTCGCGGGTGACTACCTTCACCGTCGACGTGCTTGCCGGCGTGCCCTCTATCGTGGCGGCGTTATTCGTCTTCAGCCTGTGGATCGCCACCCTAGGATTTCAGCAGAGCGCCTTTGCCGTGGCGTTGGCGTTGGTCCTGCTGATGTTGCCGGTGGTGGTTCGGGCAGGCGAGGAGATGCTCAGGTTGGTGCCCGATGAACTGCGAGAAGCCAGCTACGCGTTAGGCGTTCCGAAATGGAAGACGATCGTGCGGATCGTCGCCCCGATCGCGATGCCGGGCATCGTGTCAGGCATCTTGTTGTCCATCGCGCGCGTCGTCGGTGAAACCGCACCGGTTCTGGTGCTGGTCGGGTACAGCCACTCCATCAACCTCGACGTCTTCCACGGCAACATGGCCTCGCTGCCGTTGCTGATCTACACCGAACTCACCAATCCCGAGCACGCCGGCTTCCTGCGCGTCTGGGGCGCGGCGCTGACCCTGATCATCGTGGTCGCCACGATCAACCTGGCCGCGGCGATGATCCGGTTCGTCGCAACCCGACGGCGGCGACTCCCGTTATGA
- the pstC2 gene encoding phosphate ABC transporter permease PstC, whose translation MVTEPLTKPALVAVDMRPARRGERLFKLAASAAGSTIVIAILLIAIFLLVRAVPSLRANHANFFTSTQFDTSDDEQLAFGVRDLFMVTALSSITALVLAVPVAVGIAVFLTHYAPRRLSRPFGAMVDLLAAVPSIIFGLWGIFVLAPKLEPIARFLNRNLGWLFLFKQGNVSLAGGGTIFTAGIVLSVMILPIVTSISREVFRQTPLIQIEAALALGATKWEVVRMTVLPYGRSGVVAASMLGLGRALGETVAVLVILRSAARPGTWSLFDGGYTFASKIASAASEFSEPLPTGAYISAGFALFVLTFLVNAAARAIAGGKVNG comes from the coding sequence GTGGTCACCGAGCCGCTCACAAAGCCGGCGCTAGTGGCGGTCGACATGCGCCCCGCGCGGCGCGGCGAGCGGCTGTTCAAGCTGGCCGCGTCGGCCGCCGGTTCGACGATCGTCATCGCAATCCTGCTGATCGCGATATTCCTGTTGGTCCGCGCCGTGCCGTCGTTGCGGGCGAATCACGCCAATTTCTTCACCAGTACCCAATTCGACACGTCGGACGATGAGCAGCTGGCGTTTGGTGTCCGGGACTTGTTCATGGTCACGGCGTTGAGTTCGATAACGGCTCTGGTGTTGGCGGTGCCGGTGGCTGTCGGGATCGCGGTGTTCCTCACCCACTACGCGCCGAGGAGACTGTCGCGTCCATTCGGCGCGATGGTGGATCTACTGGCCGCAGTGCCGTCGATCATCTTCGGGTTGTGGGGGATCTTTGTGCTGGCGCCCAAGCTCGAGCCGATCGCGAGGTTTCTCAATCGCAACTTGGGCTGGTTGTTCCTGTTTAAGCAGGGCAACGTGTCGTTGGCCGGCGGCGGCACGATTTTCACCGCGGGCATCGTGCTGTCGGTGATGATCCTGCCTATCGTCACATCGATATCACGCGAAGTGTTCCGGCAGACTCCGCTGATCCAAATCGAAGCAGCGCTGGCGCTAGGCGCGACGAAATGGGAGGTAGTGCGGATGACCGTGCTGCCATACGGGCGAAGCGGGGTGGTCGCGGCCTCCATGCTGGGTTTGGGGCGGGCTCTGGGCGAAACCGTGGCCGTGCTGGTCATCCTGCGCTCGGCCGCGCGGCCGGGGACCTGGTCGCTGTTCGACGGCGGTTATACGTTCGCTTCCAAGATCGCCTCCGCTGCTTCAGAATTCAGCGAACCGCTGCCGACCGGAGCCTATATTTCGGCGGGATTTGCGTTATTCGTGCTGACGTTCCTGGTCAATGCGGCCGCTCGCGCAATCGCCGGCGGGAAGGTCAACGGGTGA
- a CDS encoding GCN5-like N-acetyltransferase, translated as MSGYSAPRRISDADDVTSFSSGEPSLDDYLRKRALANHVQGGSRCFVTCRDGRVVGFYALASGSVAHADAPGRVRRNMPDPVPVILLSRLAVDRKEQGRGLGSHLLRDAIGRCVQAADSIGLRAILVHALHDEARAFYVHFDFEISPTDPLHLMLLMKDARALIGD; from the coding sequence GTGAGCGGCTACAGCGCGCCGCGACGTATCAGCGACGCCGATGACGTCACGAGCTTCAGCAGCGGCGAGCCCAGTCTGGACGATTACTTGCGCAAGCGGGCGTTGGCCAACCATGTGCAGGGAGGGTCGCGCTGTTTCGTGACGTGCCGTGACGGTCGGGTAGTCGGCTTCTATGCGCTAGCGTCAGGGTCGGTCGCACACGCTGATGCTCCGGGACGGGTGCGCCGCAATATGCCTGACCCCGTGCCGGTGATCCTGCTGTCGCGGTTGGCGGTTGATCGCAAAGAACAGGGCAGGGGCCTGGGCAGTCATCTGCTGCGTGATGCGATCGGTCGCTGTGTCCAGGCTGCGGACTCGATCGGGCTGCGGGCGATTCTTGTTCATGCGTTGCACGATGAGGCCCGCGCGTTCTACGTCCACTTTGACTTCGAGATCTCGCCGACCGATCCGCTGCACCTAATGCTGTTGATGAAAGACGCTCGCGCGCTAATTGGCGACTGA
- a CDS encoding transposase produces MDAAQVIEPAHAGQDVDEAAVAARELSGAERALVGDLVRQARAEGVALTGPDGLLKALTKTVLEAALQEEMTEHLGYDRHAAAGRGSGNSRNGSRNKKVITDACGQVEIAVPRDRNGTFEPVIVGKRKRRVTDVDRVVLSLYAKGLTTGEIAAHFADVYGVSVSKDTISRITDRVIEEMQAWWSRPLEKVYAAVFIDAIMVKIRDGQVRNRPVYAAIGVDLDGHKDILGMWAGEGDGESAKFWLAVLTDLRNRGVKDIFFLVCDGLKGLPDSVSAAFPLATVQTCIIHLIRNTFRYASRKYWDKISVDLKPIYTAASAAEARLRYEEFAEKWGKPYPAITRLWDSAWEEFIPFLDYDVEIRRVPCSTNAIESLNARYRRAVRARGHFPNEQSALKTLYLVTRSLDPKGTGQTKWAVRWKPALNALAITFADRMPAAEER; encoded by the coding sequence ATGGATGCTGCTCAGGTGATAGAGCCGGCTCACGCCGGCCAGGACGTGGATGAGGCGGCCGTTGCGGCCCGTGAGCTCTCCGGTGCCGAGCGGGCGCTGGTGGGTGATCTGGTACGCCAGGCACGCGCTGAGGGGGTCGCATTGACCGGCCCTGACGGGTTGCTCAAGGCGCTGACCAAGACGGTGCTCGAAGCCGCCCTGCAAGAGGAGATGACCGAACACCTCGGCTACGACAGGCACGCCGCAGCCGGGCGTGGAAGTGGAAACTCACGCAACGGATCTCGTAACAAGAAGGTGATAACCGATGCGTGCGGACAGGTCGAGATTGCGGTGCCCCGTGACCGCAACGGCACCTTCGAGCCGGTGATCGTGGGCAAACGTAAGCGCCGGGTCACCGATGTGGACCGGGTGGTGTTGTCGCTGTACGCCAAAGGCCTGACCACCGGCGAGATCGCGGCTCACTTCGCCGACGTTTACGGGGTGTCGGTGTCCAAGGACACCATCTCGCGGATCACCGACCGGGTCATCGAGGAGATGCAGGCGTGGTGGTCCAGGCCGCTGGAGAAGGTCTACGCCGCGGTGTTCATCGACGCGATCATGGTCAAGATCCGCGACGGGCAGGTCCGCAACCGGCCGGTCTACGCCGCGATCGGCGTCGACCTCGACGGCCACAAGGACATCCTGGGGATGTGGGCCGGCGAAGGCGACGGTGAGTCAGCCAAATTTTGGCTGGCAGTGCTCACCGACCTGCGCAATCGTGGGGTCAAAGACATCTTCTTCCTGGTCTGCGACGGCCTCAAAGGGTTGCCCGACAGCGTGTCCGCGGCGTTCCCGTTGGCCACGGTGCAGACCTGCATCATCCATCTGATCCGCAACACTTTCCGGTATGCCTCCCGCAAGTACTGGGACAAGATCAGCGTCGACCTCAAGCCGATCTACACCGCAGCCAGTGCCGCTGAGGCCAGGTTGCGCTACGAGGAGTTCGCCGAGAAATGGGGTAAGCCTTACCCGGCGATCACACGGCTGTGGGACAGCGCGTGGGAAGAGTTCATTCCGTTCCTGGACTATGATGTCGAAATACGGCGAGTCCCGTGTTCTACCAACGCAATTGAAAGTCTCAATGCGCGCTACCGGCGGGCGGTGCGGGCACGTGGACACTTCCCGAACGAACAGTCAGCACTCAAGACGCTCTACCTGGTCACCCGCTCCCTGGATCCCAAGGGCACCGGGCAAACCAAGTGGGCCGTACGCTGGAAGCCAGCGCTCAACGCCCTGGCGATCACGTTCGCCGATCGCATGCCAGCCGCCGAAGAACGCTGA
- a CDS encoding transposase yields the protein MIVRMRSCAQAAKVAEATGGVQLAGKPKPDGTPTFSRYVEIGVDFEAHRPVVESVSVLFELYDGDANSYAATGGPGAQLPSGWMVTAAKFEVEWPADPQRAGLVRSHFGARRKAFNWGLAQVKADLDAKAADPAHESVDWDLKSLRWAWNRAKDDVAPWWAENSKECYSSGLADLAQGLANWKAGKNGTRKGRRVGFPRFKSGRRDPGRVRFTTGTMRIEDDRRTITVPVIGPLRAKENTRRVQRHLVSGRAQILNMTLSQRWGRLFVAVCYALRTPTTRSPLTQPTVRAGMDLGVRTLATVATLDTATGEQTIIEYPNPAPLKATLVARRRAGRELSRRIPGSHGHRAVKAKLARLDRRCVHLRREAAHQLTTELAGTYGQVVIEDLDVAAMKRSMRRRAFRRSVSDAAMGLVAPQLAYKTAKCSGVLTVADRWFASSQIHHGCTSPDGTPCRLQGKGRIDKHLLCPVTGEVVDRDRNAALNLRDWPDNASRGPVGTTAPSAPGPTTTVGTGHGADTGSSGAGGASVRPRPRRAGRGEAKTQTPQGDAA from the coding sequence ATGATCGTCAGGATGCGTAGCTGCGCTCAGGCCGCGAAGGTGGCCGAGGCCACCGGTGGTGTGCAGCTGGCGGGCAAGCCGAAACCCGATGGGACACCGACGTTCTCCCGGTATGTGGAGATCGGCGTGGATTTTGAGGCGCACCGGCCGGTGGTGGAGTCGGTTTCGGTGCTGTTCGAGCTTTATGACGGCGACGCCAACAGTTATGCCGCGACCGGGGGGCCGGGTGCCCAACTGCCGTCGGGCTGGATGGTCACGGCGGCGAAATTCGAGGTCGAGTGGCCCGCCGACCCGCAGCGGGCGGGTTTGGTGCGTTCACATTTCGGCGCCCGCCGCAAAGCTTTCAACTGGGGCCTGGCCCAGGTGAAGGCCGACCTCGACGCCAAAGCCGCTGATCCGGCACATGAGTCGGTGGACTGGGACTTGAAGTCGCTGCGATGGGCGTGGAACCGAGCCAAAGATGACGTGGCGCCGTGGTGGGCCGAGAATTCCAAGGAGTGCTACTCGTCGGGGTTGGCCGATCTGGCCCAGGGCCTGGCTAATTGGAAAGCTGGCAAGAACGGGACCCGCAAAGGCCGGCGGGTGGGCTTCCCGCGATTCAAATCCGGGCGGCGTGATCCTGGCAGGGTGCGGTTCACCACCGGCACCATGCGCATAGAGGATGACCGGCGCACGATCACGGTCCCGGTGATCGGGCCGCTGCGGGCCAAGGAGAACACCCGCCGGGTGCAACGCCACCTCGTGAGCGGGCGCGCGCAGATCCTGAACATGACCTTGTCGCAGCGGTGGGGCCGGTTATTCGTGGCGGTCTGCTACGCGCTGCGCACCCCGACCACCAGATCACCGCTCACCCAGCCGACTGTGCGCGCCGGAATGGACCTGGGAGTCCGGACCCTGGCCACGGTCGCCACCCTCGACACCGCCACCGGCGAGCAGACCATCATCGAATACCCAAACCCGGCCCCGCTCAAGGCGACACTCGTCGCCCGTCGCAGGGCCGGCCGAGAACTTTCCCGCCGCATCCCCGGCTCCCATGGGCATCGGGCAGTGAAAGCCAAGCTGGCCCGCCTGGATCGCCGGTGCGTGCACCTACGGCGGGAAGCAGCCCACCAGCTCACCACCGAGTTGGCGGGCACCTATGGCCAGGTCGTGATCGAAGACCTCGACGTGGCCGCGATGAAACGCAGCATGCGCCGGCGGGCGTTTCGCCGATCGGTCTCCGATGCCGCAATGGGTTTGGTCGCGCCGCAGCTGGCTTACAAAACGGCCAAGTGCAGCGGCGTGCTGACGGTGGCGGACCGCTGGTTTGCCTCCAGCCAAATCCACCACGGCTGCACCAGCCCCGACGGCACACCGTGCCGGCTGCAAGGCAAGGGCCGCATCGACAAACACCTGCTCTGCCCTGTAACGGGCGAGGTAGTCGACCGCGACAGAAACGCTGCTTTGAATCTCCGTGACTGGCCGGATAACGCCAGTCGTGGTCCAGTCGGGACCACGGCCCCATCGGCACCCGGGCCAACCACCACGGTTGGTACAGGCCATGGCGCGGACACCGGATCATCCGGCGCCGGCGGAGCATCCGTAAGACCCCGCCCACGCAGGGCCGGACGCGGCGAGGCCAAAACCCAAACCCCGCAAGGGGACGCCGCATGA
- the mntH gene encoding divalent metal cation transporter MntH (integral membrane protein, alternative gene name: Nramp, Mramp, H+-dependent divalent cation-transport integral membrane protein) produces the protein MAGEFRLLSHLCSRGSKVGELAQDTRTSLKTSWYLLGPAFVAAIAYVDPGNVAANVSSGAQFGYLLLWVIVAANVMAALVQYLSAKLGLVTGRSLPEAIGKRMGRPARLAYWAQAEIVAMATDVAEVIGGAIALRIMFNLPLPIGGIITGVVSLLLLTIQDRRGQRLFERVITALLLVIAIGFTASFFVVTPPPNAVLGGLAPRFQGTESVLLAAAIMGATVMPHAVYLHSGLARDRHGHPDPGPQRRRLLRVTRWDVGLAMLIAGGVNAAMLLVAALNMRGRGDTASIEGAYHAVHDTLGATIAVLFAVGLLASGLASSSVGAYAGAMIMQGLLHWSVPMLVRRLITLGPALAILTLGFDPTRTLVLSQVVLSFGIPFAVLPLVKLTGSPAVMGGDTNHRATTWVGWVVAVMVSLLNVMLIYLTVTG, from the coding sequence GTGGCGGGCGAATTTCGGTTACTCTCGCATCTTTGTTCGCGTGGATCGAAAGTCGGTGAGTTGGCCCAGGACACCCGGACTTCCCTGAAGACGAGCTGGTATCTGCTCGGGCCAGCCTTTGTCGCGGCCATCGCCTACGTCGACCCCGGGAACGTGGCAGCCAACGTCAGCTCCGGCGCCCAGTTCGGCTACCTGTTGTTATGGGTGATCGTCGCCGCCAACGTGATGGCCGCCCTGGTGCAGTACCTGTCGGCAAAGCTCGGGCTGGTGACCGGACGCTCACTGCCGGAAGCGATCGGCAAGCGAATGGGACGCCCGGCCCGGCTGGCCTACTGGGCACAGGCCGAGATCGTCGCGATGGCAACCGATGTGGCCGAAGTGATCGGCGGAGCTATCGCATTGCGGATCATGTTCAACCTGCCGCTGCCGATCGGCGGGATCATCACCGGGGTGGTCTCGCTGCTGCTGCTGACGATCCAGGATCGGCGCGGTCAACGTTTGTTCGAGCGCGTCATCACCGCCTTGCTGCTGGTGATTGCCATCGGCTTCACCGCCAGTTTCTTCGTCGTGACACCACCCCCCAATGCGGTCCTCGGCGGTTTGGCACCGCGCTTTCAGGGAACCGAGAGCGTTCTTTTGGCCGCGGCGATCATGGGGGCGACCGTCATGCCGCACGCCGTCTACCTGCATTCAGGTCTCGCGCGCGACCGGCACGGGCATCCCGATCCGGGCCCTCAGCGGCGCCGGCTGCTGCGCGTCACCCGCTGGGATGTCGGCCTGGCGATGCTGATAGCCGGCGGGGTAAACGCCGCGATGCTGCTGGTTGCCGCGCTGAACATGCGGGGCCGTGGGGACACCGCCTCGATCGAAGGCGCCTACCACGCCGTCCACGACACCTTGGGGGCGACGATCGCGGTGCTCTTCGCGGTCGGGTTGCTGGCGTCCGGCTTGGCGTCGTCGTCGGTGGGTGCTTACGCCGGCGCGATGATCATGCAGGGGCTGCTGCACTGGAGCGTTCCCATGCTGGTGCGCCGCCTAATCACGCTGGGCCCCGCGTTGGCGATACTTACGCTGGGCTTCGACCCCACCCGCACATTGGTGCTCTCACAGGTGGTGCTGTCGTTCGGTATTCCGTTTGCGGTACTTCCACTGGTCAAACTCACCGGCAGCCCCGCGGTGATGGGCGGCGACACCAACCATCGCGCCACGACTTGGGTTGGCTGGGTGGTCGCGGTGATGGTTAGTCTGCTCAACGTGATGCTGATCTATCTCACGGTGACCGGCTGA
- a CDS encoding resolvase, translated as MNLADWAESVGVNRHTAYRWFREGTLPVPAERVGRLILVKTAASASAAAAGVVLYARVSSHDRRSDLDRQVARLTAWATERDLGVGQVVCEVGSGLNGKRPKLRRILSDPDARVIVVEHRDRLARFGVEHLEAALSAQGRRIVVADPGETTDDLVCDMIEVLTGMCARLYGRRGARNRAMRAVTEAKREPGAG; from the coding sequence GTGAATCTGGCGGATTGGGCGGAGTCGGTGGGGGTGAATCGACATACCGCTTATCGCTGGTTTCGGGAGGGGACGTTGCCGGTGCCCGCGGAGCGGGTTGGCCGGTTGATCCTGGTCAAGACGGCCGCCTCGGCGTCGGCCGCAGCGGCGGGAGTGGTGCTGTATGCGCGGGTGTCAAGCCATGATAGGCGTTCGGATCTGGATCGGCAGGTCGCGCGTCTAACCGCGTGGGCCACCGAGCGTGACTTGGGGGTGGGGCAAGTGGTGTGCGAGGTCGGTTCCGGCCTGAACGGCAAGCGACCCAAGCTGCGGCGCATCTTGTCGGACCCCGATGCGAGAGTGATCGTTGTGGAGCATCGGGATCGGCTGGCGCGTTTCGGGGTGGAGCACCTCGAGGCGGCGCTGTCTGCTCAGGGCCGGCGGATTGTGGTCGCCGATCCTGGTGAGACGACCGATGATCTGGTGTGTGACATGATCGAGGTCTTGACCGGTATGTGCGCGCGGCTGTACGGGCGTCGCGGTGCGCGCAACCGGGCGATGCGTGCGGTCACGGAGGCCAAGCGTGAGCCGGGGGCGGGGTGA
- the pstS3 gene encoding phosphate ABC transporter substrate-binding lipoprotein PstS (previously known as phoS2, phosphate-binding lipoprotein component of inorganic phosphate transport system), with the protein MKLNRFGAAVGVLAAGALVLSACGNDDNVTGGGATTGQASAKVDCGGKKTLKASGSTAQANAMTRFVNVFEQACPGQTLNYTANGSGAGISEFNGNQTDFGGSDVPLSKDEAAAAQRRCGSPAWNLPVVFGPIAVTYNLNSVSSLNLDGPTLAKIFNGSITQWNNPAIQALNRDFTLPGERIHVVFRSDESGTTDNFQRYLQAASNGAWGKGAGKSFQGGVGEGARGNDGTSAAAKNTPGSITYNEWSFAQAQHLTMANIVTSAGGDPVAITIDSVGQTIAGATISGVGNDLVLDTDSFYRPKRPGSYPIVLATYEIVCSKYPDSQVGTAVKAFLQSTIGAGQSGLGDNGYIPIPDEFKSRLSTAVNAIA; encoded by the coding sequence TTGAAACTCAACCGATTTGGTGCCGCCGTAGGTGTCCTGGCTGCGGGTGCGCTGGTGTTGTCCGCGTGTGGTAACGACGACAATGTGACCGGGGGAGGTGCAACCACTGGCCAGGCGTCGGCGAAGGTCGATTGCGGGGGGAAGAAGACACTCAAAGCCAGTGGGTCGACGGCGCAGGCCAACGCGATGACCCGCTTTGTCAACGTGTTCGAGCAGGCCTGCCCCGGCCAAACCCTGAACTACACGGCCAATGGTTCGGGCGCTGGAATCAGCGAATTTAATGGCAACCAAACCGATTTCGGTGGCTCAGATGTACCCCTGAGCAAGGACGAGGCCGCAGCGGCGCAGCGGCGTTGCGGCTCGCCGGCGTGGAATCTGCCGGTGGTGTTCGGCCCGATCGCGGTTACCTACAACCTCAACAGCGTTTCCTCGCTAAATTTGGACGGCCCCACGTTGGCGAAGATCTTCAACGGCTCCATTACGCAGTGGAACAATCCCGCGATCCAGGCGCTGAACCGCGACTTCACGCTGCCAGGTGAGCGGATTCACGTGGTGTTCCGCAGCGATGAGTCGGGGACCACGGACAACTTCCAGAGGTACCTGCAGGCCGCGTCCAACGGTGCGTGGGGTAAGGGCGCTGGAAAGTCGTTCCAAGGCGGCGTCGGTGAGGGCGCGCGGGGTAACGATGGCACGTCAGCGGCCGCGAAGAACACCCCGGGGTCGATCACCTACAACGAGTGGTCGTTCGCCCAGGCGCAGCACCTGACCATGGCCAACATCGTCACTTCGGCTGGTGGGGACCCGGTGGCGATTACTATCGACTCGGTCGGCCAGACGATCGCCGGGGCCACCATCTCCGGGGTGGGCAACGACCTGGTGCTCGACACGGACTCGTTCTACCGGCCGAAGCGTCCCGGCTCCTATCCGATCGTGTTAGCGACATACGAAATCGTTTGCTCGAAGTATCCCGACTCGCAGGTTGGCACGGCTGTGAAGGCGTTCCTGCAGAGCACTATCGGCGCCGGTCAAAGCGGCCTGGGGGACAACGGATACATCCCAATTCCGGACGAGTTCAAATCGAGGCTGTCGACTGCGGTCAACGCGATCGCCTGA
- a CDS encoding oxidoreductase (short-chain type dehydrogenase/reductase) has translation MILDMFRLDDKVAVITGGGRGLGAAIALAFAQAGADVLIASRTSSELDAVAEQIRAAGRRAHTVAADLAHPEVTAQLAGQAVGAFGKLDIVVNNVGGTMPNTLLSTSTKDLADAFAFNVGTAHALTVAAVPLMLEHSGGGSVINISSTMGRLAARGFAAYGTAKAALAHYTRLAALDLCPRVRVNAIAPGSILTSALEVVAANDELRAPMEQATPLRRLGDPVDIAAAAVYLASPAGSFLTGKTLEVDGGLTFPNLDLPIPDL, from the coding sequence ATGATCCTGGATATGTTCCGTCTTGACGACAAGGTTGCCGTCATCACCGGCGGCGGCCGCGGCCTGGGAGCAGCCATCGCATTGGCTTTCGCCCAGGCCGGCGCGGATGTCCTCATCGCTTCACGAACATCATCCGAGCTTGACGCTGTCGCCGAACAGATCCGCGCTGCCGGCCGCCGCGCCCACACCGTTGCCGCCGATCTGGCCCATCCCGAGGTGACCGCGCAGCTGGCTGGTCAGGCCGTCGGAGCTTTCGGGAAGCTCGACATCGTCGTCAACAACGTTGGCGGCACCATGCCCAACACGCTGCTAAGCACCTCGACCAAGGACCTCGCGGACGCCTTCGCCTTCAACGTGGGCACCGCCCACGCGCTGACCGTCGCGGCGGTGCCGTTGATGCTGGAACACTCCGGCGGCGGCAGCGTGATCAACATCAGCTCCACCATGGGCCGGCTGGCGGCGCGGGGTTTCGCCGCCTACGGCACCGCCAAGGCCGCACTGGCCCACTACACCCGGCTGGCGGCGCTGGACCTGTGCCCACGCGTCCGGGTCAATGCGATCGCGCCGGGTTCCATCCTGACCTCGGCGCTGGAGGTGGTAGCCGCCAACGACGAGCTGCGTGCGCCGATGGAGCAGGCGACACCACTGCGCCGGCTCGGTGACCCCGTCGACATTGCAGCTGCGGCAGTGTATTTGGCCTCTCCGGCGGGCAGCTTCCTGACCGGCAAGACGTTGGAGGTCGACGGCGGACTCACCTTCCCCAATCTCGACCTTCCCATTCCGGACCTGTGA